One genomic segment of Primulina tabacum isolate GXHZ01 chromosome 9, ASM2559414v2, whole genome shotgun sequence includes these proteins:
- the LOC142555658 gene encoding cytochrome P450 86A22-like, whose translation MDASMVVIVSAFVAAYFVWFRSITRTLKGPRMWPVLGSLPGLIQNSSRMHEWIAENLRACGGTYQTCICAIPLLGRKQGLVTVTCDPKNLEHILKARFDNYPKGPTWQAVFHDLLGQGIFNSDGDTWLFQRKTAALEFTTRTLRQAMARWVSRAIKNRFCPILKTAQRAGQSVDLQDLLLRLTFDNICGLTFGTDPQTLSPGLPVNRFASAFDRATEATLQRFILPEFIWKWKKWLRLGMEASLSRCLGHVDNYLTQVINTRKLELMSQRSGESPHDDLLSRFIKKKESYTDEFLRHVALNFILAGRDTSSVALSWFFWLVTLNPRVEEKILIELSSILMETRGSDILKWVEDPLVFEEVDRLIYLKAALAETLRLYPSVPEDSKHVVADDILPDGTFVPAGSSITYSIYSTGRMKFIWGDDCLEFKPERWLSGDGKKFQPKDQFQFVAFNAGPRICLGKDLAYLQMKSIAAAVLLRHRLKVAPGHKVDQKMSLTLFLKDGLKVNVYPRDLAPILGKVSKDYCAMEEPLTNGTSHI comes from the coding sequence ATGGATGCATCAATGGTTGTGATAGTTTCAGCATTTGTAGCAGCATATTTTGTATGGTTCAGATCAATCACGAGGACTTTAAAGGGCCCGAGAATGTGGCCCGTTTTGGGTAGTCTTCCAGGCTTAATCCAGAACAGCAGCAGAATGCATGAATGGATCGCCGAAAATCTTCGGGCATGCGGCGGGACATATCAGACTTGTATATGCGCAATTCCACTTTTGGGCCGGAAACAAGGCCTCGTGACGGTCACGTGCGACCCGAAGAATTTGGAGCACATTTTGAAGGCTAGGTTTGATAATTATCCAAAGGGGCCCACGTGGCAAGCTGTTTTCCATGATTTACTTGGGCAAGGCATCTTCAATTCTGATGGTGACACGTGGCTCTTCCAGCGCAAGACTGCGGCACTGGAGTTCACCACCCGGACACTTAGGCAAGCCATGGCTCGATGGGTGAGCCGAGCGATCAAGAATAGGTTCTGCCCCATTCTCAAGACGGCCCAGCGTGCGGGCCAGTCGGTCGATCTCCAAGACCTCTTGTTACGGCTCACTTTTGACAACATATGTGGTCTGACTTTTGGTACGGACCCGCAGACCTTGTCTCCGGGCCTACCGGTGAACAGATTCGCGTCGGCTTTCGATCGAGCAACCGAAGCCACTTTGCAACGGTTTATTTTGCCCGAGTTCATTTGGAAATGGAAAAAATGGCTCCGGCTTGGAATGGAAGCCAGCCTTAGCCGATGTTTAGGGCACGTGGACAATTACTTGACCCAAGTCATCAATACTCGTAAACTCGAGTTGATGAGTCAACGAAGTGGGGAGTCTCCGCATGACGACTTACTATCAAGGTTCATCAAGAAAAAGGAGTCCTACACCGATGAATTCCTACGACATGTGGCACTCAATTTCATCCTAGCTGGACGCGACACGTCATCGGTGGCGCTTAGCTGGTTCTTCTGGTTGGTGACCCTGAACCCACGAGTGGAAGAGAAAATCTTGATTGAACTAAGCTCAATATTAATGGAAACTCGTGGTAGTGATATTTTGAAATGGGTTGAAGATCCCCTAGTGTTTGAAGAAGTTGATCGATTGATATACCTCAAGGCAGCGTTAGCCGAGACACTTAGGTTGTACCCTTCAGTGCCCGAAGACTCTAAGCACGTCGTAGCAGATGACATATTGCCGGATGGAACGTTCGTCCCTGCTGGTTCGAGTATTACATACTCCATCTACTCGACTGGCCGAATGAAGTTCATTTGGGGCGACGATTGCCTCGAATTCAAGCCAGAAAGATGGTTGTCCGGGGATGGCAAGAAATTTCAACCCaaagatcaatttcaatttgTTGCGTTTAATGCCGGACCAAGGATTTGTCTAGGCAAGGATTTGGCTTATTTACAAATGAAGTCGATCGCGGCAGCCGTGCTACTCCGCCACCGGCTCAAGGTGGCACCGGGGCACAAGGTGGACCAAAAGATGTCCTTGACATTGTTCCTGAAGGATGGCTTGAAGGTGAATGTGTATCCTAGAGACTTGGCTCCTATACTCGGCAAAGTCAGCAAAGATTATTGCGCAATGGAGGAGCCTCTCACTAATGGTACTTCTCATATCTAA